gaaataattgatagatacaTTGACAAcagaagattagacatcagtgaagcgctgcatatcgagaaatctagaccagcaatcaatacctagctaatacacagttacactctacccacttcaagacctcgGTCCAATGCAGAAGCTGGACCGAATGACCCTGTAACAGGAACGGAAGCAACCAGAAGAACATAAACTGCCAACATGTTACACTCTTAAGTTACTATCCCATTATATAGgacacctgacagctgagtggacagtacttcggattcgtagtcctgaggttccgggttcgatccacggtgaaggcagaaacaaataggcaaaatgtttctttcactctgatgtccctgttacctagcagtatataggtatctgggagttagacagctgctacgggctacttggcTACTACGGGACAGCtgctcggagccggtcggccgagcggacagtacgctgggcttgtgatcctgtggtcctgggttcgatcccaggcgccggcgagaaacaatgggcagagtttttttcaccctatgcccctgttacctagcagtaaaataggtacttgggtgttagtcagctgtcacgggctgcttcctgggggtggagacctggtcgaggaccgggccacggggacactaaaaaaacaaaaaacaaaaaaaaaacgaaatcatctgaagataacctcaagaagatacttcctgggggtatgtaacaagaaagaggcctgatcgaggaccgagccgtggggacgctaagccccgaaatcatctcaagataacatatcCCATATCACCACTTCCACAGCCAGGTACGACGCCCTGCCAGATAAATCCAGACCAATTGTCTCAGAACGGCGGACAGGGGAAGAGGGTGCCCCATGTCGCCAAACAAAATAACCAGAGGGCCGCATCCCCGGTCTGGACATACTGTCAGCTGGAGCTGGACTGGGAGCAGGCCGCCGCGCACCCCGGACCCTTCGCTGGTCAGCCAGCCAATCTACATCCagtggtcaaccccacagacgcatccaTAAATTTTGACATGCTATttattcaaaatgggaattttctcaaatataatttaatattataatatagtagcatattcccgccaaacacacaccgaaactacgtcgatggtacaacgttcgaacaagttttaacacctcgtaaccagttataacaaccaatatagcaagttgtaacaacgttcaaatacgtcataaacacgttaagccaagatgtaacaactttattacaagttgtaacaagctgaaaatagagacagtttcagttTGTGTTTCCTGGGTTGTGCctatatagacataggttaggttaggttaggtgtttaggttctgttggcgattatttgtaattttagtacgtgggtgaagatcttacagcgttgtggttcgaacaaaattcatcagtgaagcacttgttctgaaagagttcgaacgaaatcagttgtgagatgtgtgtaaatcgtttttcaaTCATAAACAGGGATtttagcgggtgcatggaatcatttTTGGGTCTCTGTATGAAGGACGGGCTGCACTTTCACTCTCCGTACAGACAATATGACAGGTGCTTCACATGAGCGTCACTTGCACTCTCCGAACGGACAATATGACAAGTGCTTCACAGGTGTGTCACTTGCACTCTTCATACTAACATTGTGACGAGTGTTTGTTATGTGAGAGAATTACTTCAGCCTAACCTTCATTATTAGCAATTATGCACATTTAATTTGTTCTTACAATGTCTGTTATGAAGAACAATCAACTCTGAATTTCAAGAAACGCTCTTAAGCTAAAAACAAGGAATACACTGAAAGGTGAACCTATTTATCAGTCAGTATTCGCTGAGAGTTTATATATTACAAGACAATACTAACGGCTAAGATACTGCTATTAGTTTGTCTGAAACAATTGAATCCGCCGTAACGCCCTTCCAGAGGTTGAAAGACCTCAGGCCATAATCAAACCACAATATTCAGGAAAATCAATTATGTTCTTTAGTCCTCTGAAGCATAAATAATTAACCATTTCGAGGATCTTTTAATCAGTATTTTTCAAAGCTCTAGAGCTATGGTGTCACATTATCATCCTAATTTTACCGAATTATTATTCTGATAATATTGAAAATAATACAGATAAAAGGAATAGcatgatattatttatttatttacaatattCAATAATGTGATTGACATGATAATTAATTGCTGGACCAGTAACAGGAAATACTCAGCAAATGTTTGATGTCATTATTCATGACATAATAAATATATCTGCTTACAGTAACGAGGTTTATTTCCCATAGCCGCCTCCTCcatagccgccaccaccaccaccagagccgcCACCTCCATGTCCTCCGAGGCTGAAACTGCCTGATGAAGAACCACCCCCATAGCCTCCTCCGCCAccaaagccgccaccgccacccccatGGCCGCCGCCTCCGCCACCCCCATGGCCGCCGCCTCCGCCACCACCTCCATGTCCTCCAAGGCTAAAACTACTGGACGATGAACCAGCTCCATAacctccgcctccaccaccactgtgtccgccaccgccgccaccaccacctccatggccaccaccgccacctccaTGACCTCCGAAGCTGAAGCCGCTGGTAGACGAGCCGCCACTATaaccgcccccaccaccaccacctccatggcccccaccaccacctccatggccgccaccgccacctccatggccgccgccaccaccgccacctccaTGGCCTCCAAAGCTGAAGCCGCTGGTAGAAGAACCACCAGcatagccgccgccgccaccacctccatggccgccaccgccaccacctccatGGCCGCCACCGCCTCCTCCATAGCCGCCACCGCCGCCTCCGCCTCCATGTCCACCTGGCCGGGCCAAGCTAGATACGGCCAGCATGGCCAAGGCCAAGGACATTAACACCAACTTCTGAAATTGTATCAACATTCATTAATATACTGGTGTTACTTCAGAACCAACTGAATGTTAAATTTTAAGGAAAATTTGCCATTTCTGCTAATGTGAAATTTTCCAGCAGACACTAGAATAATGTTACTGTGAGGGGGGCTGTGGTAGTTCTGACCTTCCTGTCAAATGTATAAGCTTAGAGTAGTATGCATATAAAGAATAGATTCAGTGACATcagaattttatatatatgtatatatatatatatatatatatatatatatatatatatatatatatatatatatatatatatatatatatatatatatatatatatatatatatatatgtcgtacctaatagccagaacgcacttctcagcctactattcaaggcccgatttgcctaataagccaagttttcatgaattaatgttttttcgtctacctaacctacctaacctaacctaacctagctttttttggctacctaacctaaccttacctataaatataagttaggttaggttaggtagggttggttaggttcggtcatatatctaagttaattttaactccaataaaaaaaattgacctcatacatagagaaaagggttgctttatcatttcataagaaaaaaattatagtaaatatattaattcaggaaaacttggcttattaggcaaatcagcccttgaatagtaggctgagaagtgagttctggctactaggtacgacatatatatatatgtccctacacttgcaccagaggtggtaccccttctagaatATATAGCCAGagagcacttctcggcctactatgcaaggcccgatttgcctaataggccgagtgattttttttattttcaataaattgttgcctattggtttattttacatatgattattatattatattaagaacataaattattgatttagttatgttagtttaggttagtttaagataggttaggttaggttaggtagggttggttaggtacggtcatatatctacgttagttttaactaaaattaaaaaaatagctcattcataatgaaaagcatagctttattatttcattagcaaaaaatgagaaaaatattgcAATTTTGGAAAACTTTGCTTTTtacgcaaatcaggccttgcatagtaggccaagaactgcgttctggctactaggtatatattaGGAAAACTCTTCCTCATGAAACGGTTCGAACTTTGAACCCCAAGGATCTGAAAACCCAATGCCGAATCCACTACTCTTGAATACTTAACCACACTGACAGTTCAAAATgtcattggtagccgaggctatatccccaacgaccCGACAGCACTTAGTGGTCACAGATCAAATGATCACTTCCTCCTAATGAGGAAGAGTTTTCCTAAGTCAATTGACTTGTGGAAAGCGAACAAGATTAAAGATACACATCTCGAGGGTAAACAAACGCAAGGTTGCATGACCGGACGAGAAAGAGGATGAAACATGATTCCGGCACTTATCTTCTCTATATATGATAAGttcctctttaatgcctgctcttGGGCCACTCAGGAGCGAGGATAACGAACCTATCAGTGAACGTCAAGAACTTCAGACATGATTAACTTCGCCACACAACATTGTAAACACATGAACCAGACACACGAACGCTGCTCTGGTTGACGTAGAGCAGCACTCTACGTAGTTGTTGTTAACGGTTGTGAGAATTTATGGAAGACGAAAGAGAAGAGTAGTTTGATCCATAATGGTCTTACCATATTGGTGTTTACTGGACCAAGTTCCGTCACGAACTGGATGATGAGATGTGTTCCCGCGACGTTATATACCAGCACCAGCATCCCGTCGCCAGGGCCTTGACAGCCCAAGCAACCGGAAAACTTTGTGAGAATTGTTTTGTAATTTTTTGGCTCAGAATATTACATGATTTAAATGTGAGATGGATCGGTAAAAAATAATGTGACTGCAGAGTTGTCTACCTTCCGTACTCGAAAGATTCTTTACAGTAATACCAATTTGCTATTACcaaataatattaattaaatgCGTTATTTTATCCTTTAGAACTTTACATTGCAAAGGAGGCTTTTAAAAAGAACTAGGAACGGACTCTCACGACTCTCTCAAAAGTTCAAAACTGGGGAGGCCTGTACTCAAGTAGTTGTTCtagagggggttgagcttcggctctttggtccctccctcgactgtcaatcaagcaGTCAATGTGGTAGTTCCCAACTGTTCACTCTGTCACTGATATGGTATTAGCAATAACAGGCTGTTAGCATACATGTAGTTAGGTGTATGATTCCAATATGATCAGAGATCGATGAAATTaccgtagggagccggtcggccgagcggacagcacgctgggcttgtgatcctgtggtcctgggttcaatcccaggcgccggcgaggaacaatgggtagagtttctttcaccctatgcccctgttacctagcagtaaaataggcacctgggtgttagtcagctgtcacgggctgcttcctgggggtggaggcttggtcaaggaccgggccgcggggacactaaaaaaaaagccccgaaatcatctcaagataacctcaagataacgtagtCCCTGTATGCTGTATGCTGTAGCACACCGTATGCGAGTGAATGTGGGTTAAAGGATGCAAATGAGTCTTACAACATTTCTTATGCATCATCAGTAGCAGAATGTGCACTCTAATGGACTGACAGTTCAGTTGTCAGGTTCGAGGCTCCACCTGTTATTCTCTTCGataggataaaaaaaaaattaaccaccCACATGACAGGAAACAATCCTGAAGGTTATTATGGACAGAAACGTGTAACCCTTCCTTCACTAAAGAGAAATATACGAATGTAATCTATTTCATTACATGCCCATTGGAGGACTACATGTCAGCCCCCACACATCTCCCTACATATGCAAAACGATGGCAGATCTTTCAAAGTGTTTCATACTGCACAATGAGCAAGGCTCTACCTACTGAACAACCAAAACCCACCATAAAAAAAATGATTCTAAGGACACCTATTTGCTGTCCAGTTGAAACTTTAGTCCTTTTCTGTGGTGCCACTTTCGTATGTACGGGTTAGGTGATCCACATCTTAATCATATCAATTGCTAACCAACGTATCATGGATAATAACGTTTCATTAACTTGGACCATCGGAGCCTTGAACTGCATAACACAAAAGAAACAGCCGGTAGCTCTACCTACCGAGCCACCACAACTGACTATAAGCAACTATATGGTGATCAGCTGAAGCTTTAGGGTGTCACTTTGGCATAATCGTGTTAGGCGATCAACGTACAAATTCTTTATTGTTCTTTAATATTTAATAACTAATTAGGAGAAAACTCTCcaaatggaggtggtggtggcagttattGTGAAGGAGGCGGCGGCCTGGAGGTGGCGATGGCTGCCATGGAGGTGGTGGCGGCGTTGCTCCGAGGTAGGGCGTTCGGAGAAGGCGGTGATCGTGGGATTGGCGGAGGAGGAGGCACAACCATATGCTGTTACGTTAGTGGTGGTGATCACGGTGAAGGTGATTATAGTGGTGCCAGAGGAGGTTATGGATATTGTGATTAAGGTGGCGGTGGTAGATAATggagatggttgttgtggtggccgtggcagccatggaggtggtggtgcaacGAGAATCGTCTGCTTTACCACTGGTGATGGCGGCCATGGTGGTGGCGACCATGGTGGGTATAATTGAGGCTACGGAATATAAATCTAAATTTAGTTCAACTTCAAGTATGAACTCGGAATCCTTTCTTTTTAATCGAAGCCTATCTTGGAGTCTGTGTTCAATACAtctctcgaggttgactcctctgCCAGGTCTCGAGCGTCGTCATCTTGGAGTCTACACTGATTTTCTTGTGAACTTTGTAAAAACTTAAGTACACTTCTCAGAGTCACAATATTTGTTAGCAATAATAATCTTACAAATAAATTATGAAGTATGTTGCATTTGTTTcagaaataaataattatttatacTATGTTTTAACCGCTAAAGGAAACAGATTTGAATATAAATTTCTTTCGATACCTTTAAAAGTTGGCATCTCAAAGTATGATATTGTTGACACGCTTGCAAAGACTACATACAGAAAACTGGTAGGTATAAATTTATGGATGTTTCATtaccagtgacaaagagaatacttacacTAATATCAAATGAAAATCTTTCTGACCTAACTAATacgcaaagacctgaaagttataccattaaacattatgataaatatcgtgaggagacattcatatAAGGAACTTCGCCGAAGTCACATGCATGTCAGCGcacagttgcaaggacaagtgtcggactaccacttggaaGAGAATGGGTCCTAGTCCTagtctagtctttttaacatccttaaggAAAACCTCGTTACCATATAATTtgcagaaggggttaaattgctaagctatgctgatgatatagcattagtcattacagggcCTTCatttctaaataaagcacaaaaggcgttagataaagtaacatctgaatgagTCATTTTAGtgttaaaaatatctgcacagaagtctaaggcaatgagactaggtggcaacactccagacaggtacTTACGAATTCAAGACATTACCTTAAGTGGGTtatacaatatcaatatctcggagtgtggatagattcttAATTGatattcaacaagcaaattcaatatatgaaggagaaagcaaaatcacagTTGAATATAATGAATATTGAATATTCTtgtgtttctatatatatatatatatatatatatatatatatatatatatatatatatatatatatatatatatatatatatatatatatatatatatatatatatatatatatatatatatatgtcgtacctaatagccagaacgcacttctcagcctactatgcaaggcccgatttgcctaataagccaagttttcatgaattaattgtttttcgactacctaacctacctaacctaacctaacctaactttttcggctacctaaccaaacctaacctataaagataggttaggttaggttaggtagggttggttaggttcggtcatatatctacgttaattttaactccaataaaaaaaaaatgacctcatacataatgaaatgggtagctttatcatttcataagaaaaaaattagaaaaaatatattaattcaggaaaacttggcttattaggcaaatcgggccttgaatagtaggccaaaaagtgagttctggctactaggtacgacatatatatatatatgtcgtacctagtagcctgaacgtgcttctcagcctactatgcaaggcctgatttgcctaataagccaggttttcctgaattaatatattttctcaattttttttcttatgaaatgataaagctacccattttattatgtatgaggtcaattttttttattggagttaaaattaacgtagatatatgaccaaacctaaccaaccctacctaacctatctttataggttaggttaggttaggtagccgaaaaagttaggttaggttaggttaggtaggttaggtagtcgaaaaacaattaattcatgaaaacttggtttattaggcaaatcgggccttgcatagtaggctgacaagtgcgttctggctactaggtacgacatatatatatatatatatatatatatatatatatatatatatatatatatatatatatatatatatatatatatatatatatatatatatatatatataactgaaaactcacaccccagaagtgactcgaacccatactcccaggagccacgcaactggtatgtacaagacgccttaatccacttgaccatcacgaccggacaaaatgaggtgatagccgaggctatttgaaccaccccaccgccggcactcggatagtaatcttgggcatagcattttaccaaatcacctcattctttggggcacacgtgaggaacacaaatgcaaacaagcctgaatggtccccaggacaatatgcaactgaaaactcacaccccagaagtgactcgaacccatactcccaggagccacgcaactggtaggtacaagacgccttaatccacttgaccatcacgaccggacaaaatgaggtgatagccgaggctatttgaaccaccccaccgccggcactcggatagtaatcttgggcatagcattttaccaaatctcctcattctttggggcacacgtgaggaacacaaatgcgaacaagcctgaatggtccccaggacaatatgcaactgaaaactcacaccccagaagtgactcgaacccatactcccaggagccacgcaactggtacgtacaagacgccttaatccacttgaccatcacgaccggacaaaatgaggtgatagcctcggctatcacctcatgagttttcagttgcatattgtcctggggaccattcaggcttgttcgcatttgtgttggccATGGTCGTGGTCGTGGCCATGGTGATGGTGGCCATGGTAGTGGTTgtggccatggtggtggtggccatggtcGTGGTTGTGGCCATGGTGATGGTGGCCATGGTCGTGGTCgtggccatggtggtggtggccatggtagtggttgtggccatggtggtggtggccatggtggtggtggcggccgtggtggtggtggccatggtagTGGTCgtggccatggtggtggtggccacggtCGTGGTTGTggccatggtggtggtgaccatggtagtggttgtggccatggtggtggtggccatggccGTGGTTgtggccatggtggtggtggacatggtagtggttgtggccatggtggtggtggccatggtcGTGGTCgtggccatggtggtggtggccatggtagtggttgtggccatggtggtggtggccatggtcGTGGTTGTGGCCATGGTGATGGTGGCCATGGTCGTGGTCgtggccatggtggtggtggccatggtcGTGGTCGTGGCCATGGTGATggtggccatggtggtggtggccatggtcGTGGTCGTGGCCATGGTAATggtggccatggtggtggtggccatggtcGTGGTTgtggccatggtggtggtggccatggtcGTGGTTgtggccatggtggtggtggccatggtcGTGGTCGTGGCCATGGTGATGGTGGCCATGGTAGTGGTTgtggcca
The DNA window shown above is from Procambarus clarkii isolate CNS0578487 chromosome 6, FALCON_Pclarkii_2.0, whole genome shotgun sequence and carries:
- the LOC123754161 gene encoding uncharacterized protein; amino-acid sequence: MLIQFQKLVLMSLALAMLAVSSLARPGGHGGGGGGGGYGGGGGGHGGGGGGGHGGGGGGGYAGGSSTSGFSFGGHGGGGGGGGHGGGGGGHGGGGGGHGGGGGGGGYSGGSSTSGFSFGGHGGGGGGHGGGGGGGGGHSGGGGGGYGAGSSSSSFSLGGHGGGGGGGGHGGGGGGGHGGGGGGFGGGGGYGGGSSSGSFSLGGHGGGGSGGGGGGYGGGGYGK